Below is a window of Planctomycetes bacterium MalM25 DNA.
CGGCGGTGGTTGAGGTCGTGGTCAAGAAGAACGGCCGCGCCCGCTACACGACGATCCAGAACTGGGCGAACAACATCTACAACTTGGTGACGAAGCGCGCCGTCGCGTACCAGGACGCCCTCATGGAATGGGTCGACGGCAACCTCGGCTCGCAGCTCACGATGAAGTACCCGGCGGTCTACATGATGGAGCCGGGCGCGCGGGGCGAGATCCTCTCGATCGCGTTCGCCAGTGCCGGCCAGCACCAGGACGCCGGCGCCAAGGTCGTCCACTGCGCTCCCAACACGAGCAGCCGCATCGTGAGCAAGAGCATCAGCAAGAACGGTGGGCGGGGCAGCTACCGCGGCCTCTGCAAAGTCGAGGACGGCGCCACCGGCGCCAAGAGCAACGTGGTGTGCGACGCCCTCATCCTCGACCCCGAGAGCCGCACTGACACCTATCCCTACATCGAAGTCGAAGAGCAGGACGTGCAGATCGAGCACGAGGCGTCCGTCTCCCGCATCGGCGAGGAGCAGCTCTTCTACCTGATGAGCCGCGGCCTGACCGAGGCCGAAGCGAGCTCGATGATCGTGTCGGGCTTCATCGAGCCGCTCGTCAAAGAGCTGCCGATGGAGTACGCCGTCGAGATGAACCGGCTGATCGAGCTGCAGATGGAAGGCAGCGTCGGCTGAGCACGCTCCCTCTCTAGCTCCACACACGCATCCATTCCCCCCGGGCCATTGATCCGGGGCTAGCACGAAGTGAATCGTCATGACGAGTACGGAAGCCGCCGACTTCGGCGCCTTGATCGCTGAACGTTCCGACGAGCCGGCCTGGCTCACCGAGCGCCGCCAGCGCGCCTGGAACGCCTTCGAGTCTGCCAATTGGCCGTCCAGCAAGGACGAAGAGTGGATGCGGACCGACATCCGCCTCTTCAAGCTCGACAAGTTCTCACCGGCGCCGGCGGATAACGCGCAGCCCGGGGGCGAAGCTCTGCTCGCCAAGGGCGTGGACCTGGGCGGCCGGATTGAGAGCGTCAACGGCCGGGCGATCGTGTCGCAGCTCGACGACGACCTCGCCGCGAAGGGCGTGATCTTCGGCGGGCTCAGTCAAGCGGTTGTCGATCACAGCGAGACGCTCCAAGCGATTTTCGACAAGGAAGTGGTGAGCCCCACGTACGACCGCTTCGCCATGCTCAACGACGCCTGCTGGACGGGCGGCGTCGTGCTCTATGTGCCGAAGAACGTCCACCTCGAGAAGCCGCTGCACGCCATCTCCCGCCTCGCCGGCGCGGGCGCGAGCGACTTCTCCAAGACGATCGTCGTGCTCGAGGAGGGCGCCGAAGCGACGCTCCTCATGGAGACCGATTCGGACGACGAGACCACTTCTGGACTACACAACGGCACGATCGAGATCGTCGTCGGCAAGGGGGCGAAACTCCGCTACGTGAACCTGCAGAACTGGAACAACCGCACGTGGCACTTCGGACACCAGAAGGCGATCGTCGGGAAGCAGGCGCAGCTCCAGTGGACGATCGGCGCGCTCGGCTCGCGTCTGGCGAAGGTCAACCAGCGCGTTGCGTTGGCCGGCTCCGACGCGGAGGCCCAGGTCAACGGCGTCATGTTCACCGAGGGCAAGCAGCACCTCTGCTACAACACGCACCAGCACCACGAGGCGCCCTACTGCCGGAGCGACCTGCTCTACAAGAACGCACTGCAGGACCAATCGCGCACCGTCTGGCGCGGCATGATCGGCGTCGACGAGGCGGGCCAGCGGACCGACGCCTACCAGCGCAACGACAACCTGATGCTCACCTCGGACGCCCGCGCCGACTCGATCCCGGGCCTCGAGATCGAGGCGGACGACGTCCGCTGCACCCACGGCAGCACGTCGGGCCGCGTCGACGACACGATGATCTACTACGCCATGAGCCGCGGCTACACCCGGCAAGAGGCGGTCCGCATGATCGTCACCGGATTCTTCCAACAGGTCTTCGACCGCATCACGATCGACAGCGTCCGCGAGGCGCTCGGCGAAGCGATCGGCCAGCGCGTGCAGGATTTGCCAAACCAATGAGCGATTATGAATCGGTTGGGCAGATCAGCGAGTTTGCGGACCCTTCATCGACCCTTGTCGAGGTCGATGACGAGGCGATCGTATTGATCCACGCAGCGGGGCGCTTCTATGCGCTCGACGACGTCTGCACACACGACGGCGGGCCGCTCAGTGATGGGCCGCTCGACTGCGAGGACCAGACGCCCTCGATCGCCTGCCCGCGTCACGGCGCCAAGTTCGCCCTCGGAACGGGCGCCGCGTTGACCATGCCCGCCACCAAGCCGACGCGCGTTCACGAGACCAAGGTCGAGGGCGACCAGGTCTTCGTCCGACTCAGCGAATAGCGATTATTAGGAGCTCCATCATGCCCCTCACCGAAGACGCCGTCCGCGAAGCGCTCAAAGAGGTCATCGACCCGGAGCTGTTCGTCAACATTGTCGATCTCGGACTGATCTACGACGTCACGATCACGCCCACCGAAGGCGAGGCGGAGACCGAGGACGTCGCGATCGACATGACAATGACCAGCCCCGCCTGCCCCGCGGGACCGCAGCTCGTGTCGAACTCGAACGACGCCATCAAGAAGCTCGAGGGGGTGGGCGAGGTCGAGGTGAAGGTCGTCATGACCCCCCCCTGGTCGCCCGACCGGATGACCGAGGACGCCCGCGATCAGCTTGGGATCTTTTAGCGGTCTTTAAAGACCAAGAGGCGAGCATTCGGTTAGGCAGGTCATCCCACTGAAGCGCTCAGCGGAGGCTTCGACTTCCCACAGCGCTGCGTAGGGCGGTGTCGTTAGCGAAGTAGGTTTACCCGGCTGGCACGCTCACGGGAGAGCGATGCCCCCCGGCAACCTATAGCTTCGCAGCCTCACCATGATCACGCCTCGCGTCCCCCCCGTCGATGAGCCCCGCCACTTCGAGCCGCACGAGCTCTTCTTCTCGCTGACCGACCCCAAGGGCCGCATCCGTTTCGGCAACCAGGTCTTCACGCGGGTGTCTGGGTACGAAGAGAACGAGTTGATCGGGAAGCCGCACAACCTGATCCGGCATCCCGACGTGCCGCGGTGCGTGTTCCGTCTGCTCTGGGACTACCTCGAAGCGGGCAAGACGATCGCCGCCTACGTTAAGAACCTGGCGGCGGACGGGCGTTACTACTGGGTCCTGGCCGTCGTGTCTCCCTGCCGCAAGGGCTACTTGTCCGTGCGGCTCAACCCGTCCACGCCCGTCTTCGACACGGTCCGTTCCGCCTACGCCCGCGCGCTCGAGATCGAGTCGGCGGTCGAGGAGGACCGCGGCAAGCAGGCCGCGATCGAGGCGTCGCTGGCCGACCTGACCGAGCAACTCGGCGGGCTCGGCTTCGACAGCTACGACGACTTCATGCGCGCCGCGTTGCGAGCGGAGCTCGACGCGCGCAGCCAACTGCCCCAGGCGTACCCGGCGCTGTCGGACGAAGGCGACCCGACCGGGGAGCTGGCCTCGTTGCACGGGGTGCTCGAGAGCCTCAACGGGCAGCTCGCCGAGGTCTTCGATTGCCTGGATGTGTTCGAGCAGCTCAGCGACACCCTCAACGACAAGCACGCGGTGCTCGAAGAACTCGGCCCCTCCCTGAGCTTCCTGGCGCTCAACACGCACGTCTCCGCGTCGCGGCTGGGCGATGAGGGGGCGGTCCTCTCGGTGATCTCGAAGAACCTCAGCGAGCGTTCCAAGCAGGCGGACCGCCTCATCGGCGCGATCATGCAGCTCATGAAGCCGGTCTGCGACACCGCGCGCGGGGTCGCCTTCGATGTCGAGGTCGCGCAGATCGAGGCCGAGGTCTGCGAGGCGTTCGTGGCGGAGCTGTGCGACGAGAGTGCGGACGCCCCGGGCGTGCATGAAAGCCTTGCGATCTTGCTGGAAGAGCTCGCCAGCCGCTGCCGCTCGCTCCTCGAGACGCTTCGACAACTGACCCGTGATGTCGAGACCATGCGCAGCGCTGCGCAGGACCTCATTGGGCAAATCGGCCAGATGCAGGTCACCCAGCTCAACGGCCGCATCGAGATCGCTTCGATCCACGCGGCGACCGGCTTCCTGGCCATCTTTGATGACGTCGCCAAGATCGTCGCCGAAGCGCGTATCGACTGCGATGAAGTGATCGAGCTGCTCACCGGCACAGGCGAGGAACTGCGGACGTTGCTGACGATCGAAGGGTCGCTAACGGCTAACCTAAGTGAAATCAGTGGCCACGAGCGGCGGTCGCATGAGCAGGCCTCCTTGGTCGTTGCCGTGAGCTAGCCCGGGCCTGCCCGGGAGCTCGTGGTAATCCCCTCCGATATGCCCCGGCTAAATGGGGAAAAAACGTC
It encodes the following:
- the aer gene encoding Aerotaxis receptor, which gives rise to MITPRVPPVDEPRHFEPHELFFSLTDPKGRIRFGNQVFTRVSGYEENELIGKPHNLIRHPDVPRCVFRLLWDYLEAGKTIAAYVKNLAADGRYYWVLAVVSPCRKGYLSVRLNPSTPVFDTVRSAYARALEIESAVEEDRGKQAAIEASLADLTEQLGGLGFDSYDDFMRAALRAELDARSQLPQAYPALSDEGDPTGELASLHGVLESLNGQLAEVFDCLDVFEQLSDTLNDKHAVLEELGPSLSFLALNTHVSASRLGDEGAVLSVISKNLSERSKQADRLIGAIMQLMKPVCDTARGVAFDVEVAQIEAEVCEAFVAELCDESADAPGVHESLAILLEELASRCRSLLETLRQLTRDVETMRSAAQDLIGQIGQMQVTQLNGRIEIASIHAATGFLAIFDDVAKIVAEARIDCDEVIELLTGTGEELRTLLTIEGSLTANLSEISGHERRSHEQASLVVAVS
- the hcaC gene encoding 3-phenylpropionate/cinnamic acid dioxygenase ferredoxin subunit, translating into MSDYESVGQISEFADPSSTLVEVDDEAIVLIHAAGRFYALDDVCTHDGGPLSDGPLDCEDQTPSIACPRHGAKFALGTGAALTMPATKPTRVHETKVEGDQVFVRLSE
- the sufB_2 gene encoding FeS cluster assembly protein SufB, with translation MTSTEAADFGALIAERSDEPAWLTERRQRAWNAFESANWPSSKDEEWMRTDIRLFKLDKFSPAPADNAQPGGEALLAKGVDLGGRIESVNGRAIVSQLDDDLAAKGVIFGGLSQAVVDHSETLQAIFDKEVVSPTYDRFAMLNDACWTGGVVLYVPKNVHLEKPLHAISRLAGAGASDFSKTIVVLEEGAEATLLMETDSDDETTSGLHNGTIEIVVGKGAKLRYVNLQNWNNRTWHFGHQKAIVGKQAQLQWTIGALGSRLAKVNQRVALAGSDAEAQVNGVMFTEGKQHLCYNTHQHHEAPYCRSDLLYKNALQDQSRTVWRGMIGVDEAGQRTDAYQRNDNLMLTSDARADSIPGLEIEADDVRCTHGSTSGRVDDTMIYYAMSRGYTRQEAVRMIVTGFFQQVFDRITIDSVREALGEAIGQRVQDLPNQ
- the paaD gene encoding Putative 1,2-phenylacetyl-CoA epoxidase, subunit D, with protein sequence MPLTEDAVREALKEVIDPELFVNIVDLGLIYDVTITPTEGEAETEDVAIDMTMTSPACPAGPQLVSNSNDAIKKLEGVGEVEVKVVMTPPWSPDRMTEDARDQLGIF